The nucleotide sequence CAGTAGCTTGAATCCACCACGCCCACGGAATTCGCCTGCAAGATGCCGAAGTTCTTGAACGTGGAGCTGCGCGGGGCGATATGCGCCTCGTAACCCTCGGGCAACTTCATCGCGACCCCCAGGTGAATGAGTTTAAACTCGCCTGCCTTGAGCGTCACGGTTTCTGCCGCGGCAAGATCAATCCAGTCGGATTTGCCGCCGATGTAAGTGAGTTTCGGAATAGAATCGTCGAGGTACTGAATTTTAATCGTCTTCGTGGTCATGGTGCAAATATATAAAAGTCTATATTTGGAATATGTCCCTAGAAACAGAACGATTGATTCTTCGCCGTTGGCAAGATAGCGACGCCGAAGATCTTTACAAATACGCCAGCGACCCTGATGTGGGCCCTATTGCGGGTTGGCCCGTTCACAAAAATGTTCAAGAAAGTCTTGGCGTCATTCGGTACGTTTTTTGCGGAGCCGAAGCTTACGCCGTCTGTTTAAAACAAGATAACAAGGCCATCGGAGCAATCGAACTGAAGCTCAACGGCAACACCGATTTGACCGAGCGCGATGACGAATGCGAACTAGGCTATTGGATCGGCAAACCCTTTTGGGGGCAAGGGCTCATTCCCGAAGCGGCAAAAGAATTAATACGGCACGCCTTCCAAGATCTTGGCATGCGAAAAGTCTGGTGCGGATACTACGATGGAAATGAAAAATCTCGCCGAGTGCAGGAAAAATGTGGATTCAAATACCAATGGACCACCAAGGACCTTTATCTCCCCTTGATGAGCGAGCACCGCACGGGGCATGTCAGTTGCATTACAAAAGAAGAATATGAAAGTCGCTAAATTACGGCGTCAATTTTTTCGTTCCAATGGTTCGTGGTTTCACGGACCATTTCTTTTCCGCAGTCGTAAACGCATAAAAAGCACACTTCGTTCACGACTTCGTAATCGGAGCCGCCGTTGAATACGTTCGCGTTACCGTATTCTTCGCGGTCCTTCCACAGGTAGACTATGCAGGCGTTCTGCGCCGAAACCGCCTTGCAGTAGGCGGCGAGAGAATCTTCGGAAAGGTCAGCGGCGCACGTAGCCCCATTCACCACCAAGGGCGACGCAAGAATTTCGGCAAGCGATATGATTCGCGTACCATCCTTGGTCAAAATTCGCCCTGCGATGTTGAATTCGACTTCCATGCTTATTTTTCAGCAGATTCTGCCGCAGCCTTAGCGGCCTTGTCGGCGGCTTGTTCCAAGCGGGCAGGCTTTTTTGCGAGATTGCGGATGAGGCCAAACAACGCCGAAAGTTCGTTGCGGGTCGGGTGCAGGCGCTGCAAGAGCGTATTGAGGAAGTTGTCGCGCCAAGACTGGTCGTGATACTGGCCAGTCAGATAGCGGTCCAGGAATTTCTTGAAACTATCAATCTGATCAATGGTCGCCGGAGCCGTTTCGCAGGCACCCTTGCTACCACGCTTTGCGCGGCCTTCGCCGTTGGCAAGCGCACCGCTGCGGCAAAGTTCATAAAGGCCCACCGTAACGGCCTGCGCCAAGTTCAAGCTCATGAGTCCCGGCACCGGAATTTCGCACTGGTAAGTGCAAGCATTCACTTCTTCGGTCTCAAGCCCGCAAGATTCGCGGCCAAACACCAGCGCAATCGTTCCGTTTTCAGGCAGCAATTCCGAAAGCCCAGGCATCATCGTGTGCTTAATGGCTGAACCGTAAATACGACGGCTAAACGCAACCGCGCAAGCGCAAGCGCCAATGGCATCTTCAAACTTGTGCACAATGGTTGCCTTGTCCAAGACTTCGTGACTGTTCGGAGCCGTGTGGTAAGAATTTTCGATGACCTTGTCGCGTCTCGGATAAACAATATAAAGTTCATCGAGGGCATAGCAGTGCATGGCGCGGGCCACAAAGCCCACATTGTGCGGATGTTCCGGTTCGACTAGGACAACTCTAAACTTGCGCATAATTTAAACCTTCCAAATAAATCCCTTACCGCGGATTTCATTTTCAATTGTTTCGCCGGGCTGAATTTCGGCACCATTATAAATTACGGAATGCTTGATGGTCACGCCTGCGGGCACTTGAACGCCATCTTCAATGACTGCTTCGTTCACGTCGCGGCCAAGCTCCTTCAAACGAGCTTCCACCGCCGACATCAAGCCTTCGGGCGAGCCCATATCAATCCAAGTCGCATGCAGCTGCGTCATGTCCACGAACGGAGCGCGACCCGCCGCCAATTCCTGCTTCCAGAATTCGCGGATATCGAATTCCCCGTCGCGGATTCGAGAAAGAGCCTCGTCGCTATACCAAGAAACGCCCGAAAATGTTGCAGGCAAACCTTCTTCGCTGCCAAAGCGCCCGACCACACCGGCCAAGCGACCGTCCGCACCCACGCGGAACGTATTCACCTTCGGAAAATCGACCGCGAGCAAAGCCACCTGCGGGCCATTTGGCTGAGCAGCCAACACCTGCGCATTTTCTACAAATGCCTTCAAGTCAAAATTGCAATAGGCATCACCATTCATAATCAAGAGGCCACCACGATAGCCCTCGTTATAAATGCGCTTGAGCGGACCAGCCGTCCCAAGGATATCGGGCAGTTCCACCCAGACTTTTTCGAAACCTAAAGTTCCACCCGCTGCAACCACCTGGTCGGCCAGGTAATGGGCATTTGCATGCAAACGAACATTTCCGATAGCACGCGCCTTACGGGCCTGCAAGTCCAGAATCGAGGCGTCAACCACGGGAACAAGGGGCTTCGGCACGTCATTTGTAAGCGGGCGAAGACGGGTTCCAAGGCCCGCCGCTAGAATCAAAACATTCAGGGAATCGTTATTCACGGGGAATTTTTCCATTATATGTATAAAGATAGAAAAAGGCGTTCTAAAAAAAATTAACACACTTCTGCAAAGTAAGAATTCTATTTTTAGGGCACCATGAAGAAACGTTATATTGCCCTTATCGTTCTTGCGGCCCTGATCGTGCTCGTCATCGCCGCCCTCAAAATCGCTCCCGGCATCGCCAAGAACTACGTAGTCGATCACTCCGAAGAACTCATCGGCCGAAAGATGAAAATCGAAAACGTGGAATTCAGCCCGTTTACGTTTACCGTCACCGTCGACGACTTCGCCATCTTTGAACCCGACGGAACCACCCCCTTCGTGGCATTCGAAAAGTTCCGCATCAACGTGAACCCCACGCGACTCATCGCTAAAGAAATCAGTGTGAGCGAAATCTACCTGAAAGGTCTCTACACCCGCGTAGCACAGAGAGGCGACCTGTTCAACTTCAGCGACATTCTCAACAAGTTTGCCGCCGACTCGACAGCCGACACCACTGCAAAGGAAGAACCCAAGGTCGATACCACCGCAGCGGACTCTGCTCAGGCCCTGGACCTCGACCCCACCGAAGCCTTGGGCGGATTCAGCGTGGCAATCGAAAACATCACTCTTGAAAAAGGCAACATCATTTACGAAGACCTCAAGGTGGGCTCCAAGATCCACATCCAGGACTTCTCCGTTGCAATCCCCGCCGTTTACTTCAGCAACAAGAACACCGACATCGGCGTGAACCTCAAGTTCGCAAACGGTGGCGACCTCGGCGTCAAGGTCCAGTTCAACATGAAGACCCAGGACTTCGGCGTGAACGTTACGCTCAACAAGCTCGCCCTCGCCGTTGCCAAGCCCTACCTCAAGGATTTTATCAACTACAAGGATTTCGAAGGCTCCCTCGGCGTGAACCTGAACGTCGCGGGTAACGTGAACAACGTTCTTTCTTCGAACGTGAGCGGCACCGTCTCTGTAGACGACATCAAGCTCACTGAAACCAGCGGCAAGACCATTGGCGTTGCACACGTCGGCGTCGGCATTGCCAAAGCTAACGTGAACGAAATGGATTTCCGCGTGGATTCCGTGATTGTGGACGGAGCCTACGCACACCTCGACCTCTTAAAGAACGGCAAGACCAACATCGACATTTTGCTCGAACCGCTGAACAAGCCCGCAAAGGCCGCTCCGGTCGACACGACGGCCAAGGAAGAAGCCAAGGCTGCCGAAAAGTCCAAGCCGCTCAAGGCCGTGATCAACAAGCTGCAAGTGGTC is from uncultured Fibrobacter sp. and encodes:
- a CDS encoding GNAT family N-acetyltransferase — protein: MSLETERLILRRWQDSDAEDLYKYASDPDVGPIAGWPVHKNVQESLGVIRYVFCGAEAYAVCLKQDNKAIGAIELKLNGNTDLTERDDECELGYWIGKPFWGQGLIPEAAKELIRHAFQDLGMRKVWCGYYDGNEKSRRVQEKCGFKYQWTTKDLYLPLMSEHRTGHVSCITKEEYESR
- a CDS encoding DUF748 domain-containing protein — encoded protein: MKKRYIALIVLAALIVLVIAALKIAPGIAKNYVVDHSEELIGRKMKIENVEFSPFTFTVTVDDFAIFEPDGTTPFVAFEKFRINVNPTRLIAKEISVSEIYLKGLYTRVAQRGDLFNFSDILNKFAADSTADTTAKEEPKVDTTAADSAQALDLDPTEALGGFSVAIENITLEKGNIIYEDLKVGSKIHIQDFSVAIPAVYFSNKNTDIGVNLKFANGGDLGVKVQFNMKTQDFGVNVTLNKLALAVAKPYLKDFINYKDFEGSLGVNLNVAGNVNNVLSSNVSGTVSVDDIKLTETSGKTIGVAHVGVGIAKANVNEMDFRVDSVIVDGAYAHLDLLKNGKTNIDILLEPLNKPAKAAPVDTTAKEEAKAAEKSKPLKAVINKLQVVNTNVSASDHTPKQTFNYKVSNITVNGSNINFNTPCTINVSAAFPEGGALTLKYKGALSDISTMDAYISVKNLALKHFSPYSHHYTGYPISSGTMAFASENKMNDWNIESKNTIDIYNIDVADKDGTTDPEYMVPMKVGLYILKDKDDKIQFDVPVKGNVKDPEFSYLKIVWQTVMNLLIKVALSPLKVVGNVAATGAGVVGIDLGKNDEIYIDPLASSFTSEQFAKAQKMVEALAKDKKLKMNFVQNFNMKKTVEAYKTHKLKTDFYKATQNKTTLNELDEKAIVAIEDKDSAYAAYAEAHAKELDRKTMEKEILAMADARNQELLKTLQQQPGVTKKNVTVTTAPRGSLTQKKAMYKVQIDVQ
- a CDS encoding sugar phosphate nucleotidyltransferase, which produces MEKFPVNNDSLNVLILAAGLGTRLRPLTNDVPKPLVPVVDASILDLQARKARAIGNVRLHANAHYLADQVVAAGGTLGFEKVWVELPDILGTAGPLKRIYNEGYRGGLLIMNGDAYCNFDLKAFVENAQVLAAQPNGPQVALLAVDFPKVNTFRVGADGRLAGVVGRFGSEEGLPATFSGVSWYSDEALSRIRDGEFDIREFWKQELAAGRAPFVDMTQLHATWIDMGSPEGLMSAVEARLKELGRDVNEAVIEDGVQVPAGVTIKHSVIYNGAEIQPGETIENEIRGKGFIWKV
- a CDS encoding dUTP diphosphatase; translated protein: MTTKTIKIQYLDDSIPKLTYIGGKSDWIDLAAAETVTLKAGEFKLIHLGVAMKLPEGYEAHIAPRSSTFKNFGILQANSVGVVDSSYCGANDWWKMPVYATRDVTIEKGSRIAQFRIMEQQPTLTFEEDSLDGADRGGFGSTGI
- a CDS encoding RNA methyltransferase, with protein sequence MRKFRVVLVEPEHPHNVGFVARAMHCYALDELYIVYPRRDKVIENSYHTAPNSHEVLDKATIVHKFEDAIGACACAVAFSRRIYGSAIKHTMMPGLSELLPENGTIALVFGRESCGLETEEVNACTYQCEIPVPGLMSLNLAQAVTVGLYELCRSGALANGEGRAKRGSKGACETAPATIDQIDSFKKFLDRYLTGQYHDQSWRDNFLNTLLQRLHPTRNELSALFGLIRNLAKKPARLEQAADKAAKAAAESAEK